The Alphaproteobacteria bacterium nucleotide sequence TCGCGCTTGTCCCAGACCTTGACGGCGCGGCGGTGGCGCGAGCCGTCCTGGCCGATGCGGATGCCTTCCGGGTTGTAGCCGTAGGCACCAAATGGAGACGTGCCGGCGGTGCCGATCCACTTGCTGCCGCCCTGGTGGCGGCTTTCCTGTTCCTCGAGGCGTTTCTTGAACTCCTCCATGAGCTTTTCCCAGCCGCCCATGGCCTCGATCTCGGCCCTCTCCTCCTCGGTCATGGTGAGCTCGGCCAGCTTGCGCAGCCACTCCTCGGGGATCTCGGCGACGATGCCGTCCTCGGGCGGCTCCAGGCCCTTGAAGCAATGGCCGAAGACGACGTCGAACTTATCGAGATTGCGCTCGTCCTTGACCAGCGTCGAGCGCGAGAGGTAGTAGAAATGGTCGATGTTGTAGGCCGCGCAGCCGGCCCGCATGGCGTCCATCAGCGTCATGTATTCCTTGAAGCTGACGGGCACCTTGGCCTTGCGAAGTTCGTAGAAGAATTCCGTGAACATGGCGTGCTCCGGGCGGGCCGGCTCTCTGCTCCGCGCCTACTGGCCGCGCTTGGTCATGAAGGCCAGGCGCTCGAAAAGGTGAACGTCCTGCTCGTTCTTGAGCAAAGCACCATGCAGCGGCGGGATCAACTTTTTCATGTCGCGGGTGCGCAGCAGGTCGGGCTCGACGTCTTCCACCATCAGCAGCCTGAGCCAGTCGATGAGCTCGGACGTCGAGGGCTTTTTCTTCAGGCCCGGCACTTCGCGGATCTCGAAGAAGACATTCAGCGCCTCGGTCAGCAGATCGCGCTTGAGGTCGGGGTGGTGGACGTCGACGATCTGCTCCATGGTCTCGCGGTCGGGGAAGCGGATGTAATGGAAGAAGCAGCGCCGGAGGAAGGCGTCGGGCAGCTCCTTTTCGTTGTTCGACGTGATCATGACGATGGGCCGGTGGGCCGCCTTGATCACCTTCTTGGTCTCGTAGACGAAGAACTCCATGCGATCGAGCTCGAGCAGCAGGTCGTTGGGAAATTCGATGTCGGCCTTGTCGACCTCGTCGATCAGCAGCACCGGGCGCTGATCCGATTCGAAGGCATCCCAGAGCTTGCCGCGGACGATGTAGTTCTGGATATGGTGCACGCGCTCGTCGCCGAGCTGGGAATCCCTGAGCCTGGAGACGGCGTCGTATTCATAGAGCCCCTGCTGGGCCTTGGTGGTCGACTTGATGTGCCATTCAATCAGCGGCCGGTCCAGCGCCCTGGCCACCTCGATGGCCAACATGGTCTTGCCGGTGCCGGGCTCGCCCTTGATCAGCAGCGGCCTTTCCAGGGTGATCGAGGCATTCACGGCGACCATCAGGTCGTCGGTGGCGACATAGGTATCGGTACCTTCGAATTTCATTACTTCACACCAAAGGAGTTCTTGGGAAGGGTGTCGGGGAGTGCCCCCAGGGGGGCCAGCGGACAATAAGGTGGACCCCGACCGCGATCAAGCCTTGATGGCGGAATCAGCTCCTGCCGCCGGCCGCCATGATGGCCCGGGCCCGGACCAACAGCGGCTTGGCTTGGTCGTAGCGCTCCTGGGCCCTGAGCACCTCGGCGAGCTGGAAAAGCGCGCTGGCCAGGCGGCCGTTGGCACCGCCGTAGGCCTGCTCGATAAGCGCCAGCGCCCGCCGCAAGGGCGGCTCGGCGTGGCTCAGACGGCCGGCCGCGCGCTCGACCTGGCCCAGTCGGCCGAGCGGCTCGATCAGCGAGGGATGCTCGGCCCCCAAGGCATATTCCACCAGCGCCAGGGATTCCCTCAACTGCCTGGCGGCCGCGACATAGCGCCCGGCCCGGGCCTCGGCCTCGGCGCTACGGTCCAGGATCTCGGCCCGCAACACTGCATCGTCGCCGGCCCGCTTGAGGGCGATGCGGAAATGATCGGCGGCCTGGCGCCGCCGGCCCAGGCGCGAAAGCGCGGTGGCGATGCCGGCCAGGGCCCGGGCAGCGGCCGGGCCGGTGCTGGCTTGGTCACGCTCATAAAGCGTCAAGGCCTGGTGAAAACGTGTCTTGGCTTCTTCGTGGCGGCCGGCCTCGAGATCGATCTCGGCCAGTTTCTCCAGGGCCGCCGCCTCGGCCTGATCGAGCTTCGCAGCCTGGGCGATGGTTTGCAGGCGGTGCAACAGGAGTTCCGCCTGATCGGCCCTGCCGGCCGAGCGCTGCATATCGGCCAGGCTGTCGAGAACCGGCATCAACTCGGGACCTTTGCCATGCTTCTTTTCCAGCGCCGCCAGGGCGCGCCGGCCCAAGCCAATGCCTTCTTCGAGCCGGCCCAGGAGGCCGTAAACGGCGCTCAGGTTGAAGAGCATGTTGACGGTACTGTCGTGATCGGCGCCGAACTCGCTTTGCGCCAACTCCAGCGCCCTTTCGGCGAAGGGCGTGGCGGCGGCGATGCGGTGGGCGGCGAAATGCCCGCTGAAGCGCTGATAGGCTTGGCCGAGCTCGGGCGATTGGGCGTGCGTGCCCGACGGCTGCAACAGCAGCACGCAAAAGGCGACGAACAGGAAAACACGCAACCCCATGGCCGTGTCGACAAAGCCCCCATGGCGGATCGGCACGAAACGACTTGCGGTGCCCTAGACGGAAAGTGGCGGCCTGTCAATCGCGGCGGCATATCGGGCGGCCAGCGGCGCGGCGGCTTGCAGCGCTGGGGAAAGCCTTCTAACGTCGCCCGCGGATGCCGCTTCGGCGGACGGGAGGACATCGTGGCCGAACAAAATGCCGCCCTGGTGGTCGAGGACCTGCACAAGAGTTTCGCCGCGCTGGAGGTGCTGAAGGGCGTCTCGCTGGCGGCCCGGGAAGGTGGCGTGCTCTCCATCATCGGCGCCTCGGGTTCGGGCAAGAGCACGCTGCTGCGTTGCATCAATCTTCTCGAAATCCCGGATTCCGGCCGCGTCTGGGTGGCCGGCGAGTTGATCGCCATGAAAGAACGCCGGGACGGCATGGCCGAGCCCGCCGATCCGCGCCAGGTCGACCGCCTGCGCACCAAGCTGGGCATGGTCTTCCAGAGCTTTAATCTCTGGTCCCACATGACGGTGCTGGAAAACGTCGTCGAGGCGCCCGTCCACGTGCTCAAGGTGGCCAAGGCGGAGGCCGAAGAGCGGGCGCTGGCGCTGCTCGACAAGGTAGGCATCAGCGACAAGCAGGGCCACTACCCGGCGCATCTTTCGGGCGGCCAGCAGCAGCGCGCCGCCATCGCCCGGGCCCTGGCCATGGAACCCGACGTCATGTTGTTCGACGAGGCCACCTCGGCCCTCGATCCGGAGCTGGTGGGCGAGGTGCTGAAGGTCATCCGCGACCTGGCCGACGAGGGCCGTACCATGATCCTGGTGACCCACGAGATGGGCTTTGCCCGCGAGGTCTCCAGCGAGGTGATTTTCCTGCACCAGGGCCGGGTCGAGGAGCAGGGCCCGCCGGCCCAGGTCTTCGGCCAGCCACGCTCCGAACGCTGCCGCCAGTTCCTGGCCGCACATATCAGTTGACGCCCGGGGGCGGAGGGAGGAACGTAGCGGGAAATATCCGGCACGCCTCAAGCCAAGGGAGGAACCCCCGTGAAGAAACTGCTCGTCGCCATCGCCGCTGCCGCCGTCCTGGCCATCGCCGCCGGGCCGACCGCCGCCAAGGACTGGTCGAAAATCCGCATCGGCACCGAAGGCGCCTACCCGCCGTTCAACTTCATCGACAAGAGCGGCAAGCTGCAGGGCTTCGACGTCGATATCGCCAAGGCGCTGTGCGCCCAGATGAAGGCCCAATGCACCTTCGTGGCGCAAGACTGGGATGGCATCATTCCCGCCCTGATGGCCAAGAAGTACGACGCCATCATCGCCTCCATGTCGATCACCGAGGAACGCAAGAAGAAGGTCTCCTTCAGCAAGAAGTACTACACCACGCCGGCCAAGTTCGTGCGCAAGTAGGGCTCGGGCATCGAGATCAACGCCGCCAGCCTCAAGGGCAAGACGGTCGGTGTGCAGCGCGCCACCATCCACGAGAACTTCCTGCGCGACAACTACGGCAAGATCGTCGAGATCAAGTCCTACGACACCCAGGAGAACGCCAACCTGGACTTCAGCGCCGGTCGCGTCGACCTGCTGCTGGCCGACAGCGTGGCCCTGCTGGAGGGGCTGTTGAATACCCCAGCCGGCAAGAACGCAGAGTACATAGGGCCCGACTTCACCGATCCCAAGTGGTTCGGCGACGGTGCCGGCATCGCCGTGCGCAAGGGTGACGGCGACCTGGCCGCCGCCTTCACCAAGGCCATCGCCGCCATCCGCGCCAACGGCACCTACCAGAAGATCAACGGCAAGTACTTCAAGTTCGACGTTTACGGTAAGTGAACCTAGGTTCGTTGTTGGGCGCCACTGATCGTTTTCGCGGTCGGTGGCGCCCGCGCCTTGGCCCGCGCCTTGGCCCGCGCCTTGGTATGAACCCCGCCGGTCCCGGGTGATGGATCTTCACGGCTTCGGCTGGATGCTCGGCGTCGGGCTTTGGATGACCATCCGGGTGGCGCTGGCCTCGGTCGCGGTGGGCCTGGTGCTGGGCCTCATTGGTGCCGCCATGAAGCTATCGGGCTCGCGCACGGCGCGGGCCGTGGCCGGCGGCTACACCACCATCATCCGCGGCGTGCCCGAGCTTTTGCTGCTGCTGATCTTGTTCTTTGGCGGCACCATGGCCTTGCAGAGGATCTTCGAGCTCCTGGGCCATGACGAATATGTCGAGGTCAGCGCCTTCGGGGCCGGGGTGGCGACGCTGGGCTTCGTCTTCGGCGCTTATGCCACCGAGGTCTTCCGCGGTGCCATCCTGGCCGTGCCGCCGGGCCAGATCGACGCCGCCCGGGCCGTCGGCATGGGGCGGGTGCTGCAGTTTCGGCGCATCCTCTTGCCCCAGGTCTGGCGCTACGCGCTGCCGGGGCTGGGCAACCTGTGGATGGTGCTGCTCAAGGACACGGCCCTGATCTCGGTAGTCGGGCTCGACGAGATCATGCGCAAGGCCAGCATCGCCGCCGGGGCGACGCGCGAGCCGTTTACCTTTTACGCCGCGGCGGCGCTGATCTTTCTCGGCCTGACCGTGGTCTCGATGGCCGCCCTGCAATACTCCGAGAACCGCGCCGGCCGCGGCTTCGGCAAGCTTTAGGGGGTGGCGGTGGATTTCGAGCTCATGGTGACAAGCATTCCCAGGCTGCTGGAAGGCGCCGTGCTGACGCTGCAACTGGTGTCACTGTCGTTGATCCTGGGCATCATGCTGGCTTTGCCCCTGGCGCTCTGTCGGGTGTCGCGCCATCCTGCGCTGTGGATGCCGGTCTACGGCTATATCTTTTATTTTCGCGGCACGCCGCTGTTGGTGCAGATCTTCCTGACCTACTACGGCCTGGGCCAGTTCGAGGCGGTGCGGGAGAGTTTTCTCTGGCCCGTGCTGCGCGAGGCCTATTGGTGCGCCATCATCGCCTTCACCATGAACACGGCGGCCTACACGGCCGAGATCCTGCGTGGCGGCATTCTGGCGGTACCGGCTGGCGAGGTCGAGGCGGCGCGGGCCATGGGCATGTCGCGCCTTTTGCTCTATCGCCGCATCATCCTGCCCCGGGCCATGCGCATGGCGCTGCCGGCCTATGGCAACGAAGTGATCCTGATGCTCAAGGCCAGTGCGCTGGCCAGCACCATCACGCTGTTGGACCTCACCGGTGTGGCCCGGGTGATCGTGGCCCGCAGCTTCGCACCTTACGAGCTGTTTTTGACCGCCGGCGTTATCTACCTGCTCATGACCTTCGCCGTGACGCGCGCCGTCCGCGAGGCCGAGTACCGCCTCAGCCCCCACCTGCGGCCGCCGCCGCTTTAGCTAAATTTCAGCTTGCTTGTTTTGCCGAGCGGGCCTCGGCGATGCGCCGCAAGAGCGCCTCCATGTGGGCTGCCGGCAGGGGTTCGGAATATAGGAATCCCTGGGCCTCGTCGCAGTTGAACTGCTTGAGACGCGCCAGTTGCTGTGGTGTCTCGACACCCTCGGCCACCACCGTCAGGCCGAGCTTGCCGGCCATGGCAATGACGGCCTCGACGAC carries:
- a CDS encoding ABC transporter permease, whose protein sequence is MDFELMVTSIPRLLEGAVLTLQLVSLSLILGIMLALPLALCRVSRHPALWMPVYGYIFYFRGTPLLVQIFLTYYGLGQFEAVRESFLWPVLREAYWCAIIAFTMNTAAYTAEILRGGILAVPAGEVEAARAMGMSRLLLYRRIILPRAMRMALPAYGNEVILMLKASALASTITLLDLTGVARVIVARSFAPYELFLTAGVIYLLMTFAVTRAVREAEYRLSPHLRPPPL
- a CDS encoding MoxR family ATPase, with product MKFEGTDTYVATDDLMVAVNASITLERPLLIKGEPGTGKTMLAIEVARALDRPLIEWHIKSTTKAQQGLYEYDAVSRLRDSQLGDERVHHIQNYIVRGKLWDAFESDQRPVLLIDEVDKADIEFPNDLLLELDRMEFFVYETKKVIKAAHRPIVMITSNNEKELPDAFLRRCFFHYIRFPDRETMEQIVDVHHPDLKRDLLTEALNVFFEIREVPGLKKKPSTSELIDWLRLLMVEDVEPDLLRTRDMKKLIPPLHGALLKNEQDVHLFERLAFMTKRGQ
- a CDS encoding tetratricopeptide repeat protein; translation: MGLRVFLFVAFCVLLLQPSGTHAQSPELGQAYQRFSGHFAAHRIAAATPFAERALELAQSEFGADHDSTVNMLFNLSAVYGLLGRLEEGIGLGRRALAALEKKHGKGPELMPVLDSLADMQRSAGRADQAELLLHRLQTIAQAAKLDQAEAAALEKLAEIDLEAGRHEEAKTRFHQALTLYERDQASTGPAAARALAGIATALSRLGRRRQAADHFRIALKRAGDDAVLRAEILDRSAEAEARAGRYVAAARQLRESLALVEYALGAEHPSLIEPLGRLGQVERAAGRLSHAEPPLRRALALIEQAYGGANGRLASALFQLAEVLRAQERYDQAKPLLVRARAIMAAGGRS
- a CDS encoding ATP-binding cassette domain-containing protein codes for the protein MAEQNAALVVEDLHKSFAALEVLKGVSLAAREGGVLSIIGASGSGKSTLLRCINLLEIPDSGRVWVAGELIAMKERRDGMAEPADPRQVDRLRTKLGMVFQSFNLWSHMTVLENVVEAPVHVLKVAKAEAEERALALLDKVGISDKQGHYPAHLSGGQQQRAAIARALAMEPDVMLFDEATSALDPELVGEVLKVIRDLADEGRTMILVTHEMGFAREVSSEVIFLHQGRVEEQGPPAQVFGQPRSERCRQFLAAHIS
- a CDS encoding ABC transporter permease, with the protein product MDLHGFGWMLGVGLWMTIRVALASVAVGLVLGLIGAAMKLSGSRTARAVAGGYTTIIRGVPELLLLLILFFGGTMALQRIFELLGHDEYVEVSAFGAGVATLGFVFGAYATEVFRGAILAVPPGQIDAARAVGMGRVLQFRRILLPQVWRYALPGLGNLWMVLLKDTALISVVGLDEIMRKASIAAGATREPFTFYAAAALIFLGLTVVSMAALQYSENRAGRGFGKL